In Spirochaeta thermophila DSM 6578, the DNA window ACCCTACCGCATCACCACTCCCGCCCCCGCGCCCGACACCCTCGGCCATGGCCCCTTCGTCTTCAGGGCACTCCCGGGTGGAGAGCTCTACCCCAGCAGTCGGAACGAAGACCTCGGCGACGGGAAAGCCCGCGTCCTCTCTTCCCGGCCGTGGCGCATCGCCCCCTTCTACATCCTCGACCGTGAGGTCACAAAGGGGATGTATGCCCTCTTTCTCCAGGCACATCCCGAGTGGTCACCACAGGCCAAGACCGCCCTCGTCGAACAAGGTCTCGTCGACGGGACCTACCTGTACGACTACGCCACCCTCGAGGAAGACGCTCCGCTCCCCTACGTCTCCTGGTATGCGGCCCAGGCCTTCTGCAGGTGGCTGGAGGACTACCTTCCCCCCTCCATCACGGCGCACTACGAAGTACGACTCCCCGCCGAGCAGGAGTGGGAGTGGGCAGTGCGCCTCACCGGCCTTGCAGAAATCTCCCAGAGCAGCCGCCCCCGGCCTCCGGAGCCCTTCGCCGGGGCAGCGAAAGACAAGAGAGGCATCGCCTCACTCCTCGGCAATCTGTGGGAATGGACGGCCGGCCCCTATTATTCGCTCTATGCGCTCGCTCCACCTGTCGATGAGGTGCTCGGCTGGTATGCGATCGAAGCAGGCGTGGACGAACCGGCCTCCCGGACCGTCCGTGGGGGAAGCATCCTCCAGGCCAGGTTGGCGCCTCCCATGCGGGGCGTGCTCCACCCCTCCTGGACCAGCCCCGTGGTGGGTTTCAGACCCATCCTCATCCGGAGGCACGATGGCTAAACAGAACGACATCAAGGTGATCGGCGAGAACAAACGCGCCCGCTTCGACTATCTCATAGAGGACACCCTCGAGTGCGGGATCGAGCTCAAGGGATCCGAGGTCAAGTCCGTCAAGGAAGGGCGGGTGTCGTTCGGCGATGCCTACGTGCGGGTGAAGAACGACGAGCTGTGGCTCATGGGACTTCACATCACCCCCTACAGCCACGCCACCATAGAGAACCACGATCCTCTCAGACCCAGGAAACTCCTCGCCCATGCAGAGGAGATCCACCAGCTCCGGCGGAAGACCGAGGAACGCGGCTATACCCTGGTGCCGCTCAGATTCTACGTGAAGAGGGGCCTGGTCAAGGTGCTCGTGGGTATCGCGAAGGGAAAGAAGAAGCACGAGAAGCGAGAGGCCATCAAGGAACGGGACATCAAACGAGAGATGGACCGGGAGCTCCGGCGATACTAGTCCAAAGGGATCACCCTTTATTTTTCACGAAAATAGAGTATATTGATTGTATGAGCAGTCATCAGGAATGGGATTTCTCCGAGATCGATGCCCTCCTCCAGCAGGGGCGTTATGAAGAGGCGATCCCCCTCCTTCAGAACATTCTCTATGAAGAACCCGATCACGCCGGGGCCCTCCACAGGCTTGGAGTGGCCTTCACCGAGTCAGGCAGGCAGGGGGAGGCCATCAAGACCCTGTCCTTCGCCCTCAAGAAGGAAGAGAAAGATCCCGACATCTGGGAGGCGTACGGATGCGCCTGTTATCGGAGAGGCAAGCTCGAAGAGGCCAAGGAGGCCTTCGAAAAGGCGGTGGAACTCTTCCCCTATCACGCTTCGGCCCTAAGGAACCTCGGCGTCACTCTTCACGTGATGAAGGATTTCAAGGCGAGTTACCGGTGTCTCGAGAAATCCCGCGAAATCAACCCTGAGGACTACCTCACGCTCTTCGCCCTCAGCAACGTGTGTATCCATCTCAAGGACTTCGATCAGGCGCGGGAAGTCCTCTATCAGCTTCTCCAGCTCGACATCCCTGAGGAAATCCGAAAACAGGCCGAGATCACCCTGCTCAACGTCGAGCTCTACAGCAAGCATCCGTAGACCCCTTGACGATTCAGCGAACCGGATGCATTGTTAGAGTAGACACGAGAATGAAGGGGGTGTACAGGATTCGACTGGGAAGGGTTGTGTCTATAGGTTGCAGGTGGAGCGGTACCTCCTAAAACTGCCACGGCAATAAGTGCCAACGACGAACTTGCTCTGGCTGCCTAAGTAACGCAGCCACGGGCACCCCGGGCGCAGCCCTGAGCACGGGAGTGTCCGACAGAAAGCAGGGCTTACCGTACGGTGTGTCCGGCCGCCGTGCGGGACATCACACGTCGGACTGGGAAGAAAGAGGCCGGTGCCGGGCCTCCTTTCTTCCGAGATAGCAACCGGCACCTAAACCTGTAGAGGCCTATAGGCCGCTTCTCAGGACGCGGGTTCGATTCCCGCCACCTCCAGTGTAGAACAAAAGAGGCCCCGCAGAGGGGCCTCTTTTCATGTCCTCGAAAATCCGGCACCGCACAATCCGTCTTCTTTGTCATACAGTTTGAAGTGTTTTCTTAAGCTCCTCCACTCCGGGGACCTTCCCTACCACCTTCACCTTTCCGTTCACTGCAAGAGCGGGGGTCATCATCACCCCGAACGACATGATCTCCTGCGGATCGGTCACCTTCACCAGTTCATACGAGAGCCCCAGCTCCCGGGCCGCCTGTTCGGCCCGTTCAGTGAGCAGTTGGCATTTGGGACACCCCATGCCGAGAATCTGAATCTTCATAACCGCACCTCCAAAACTTCGATTTGTTGAATACATGACATCAGCATTATACCAGGGCTCCAAAGAGCATCCCGGTTATGGTGGCCATCACCACCACGAGCGACACGAACACCACGGTCTTCTTTGTTCCCAGCACGCTCCGAATCACGAGCATGTTGGGAAGACTCAACGCAGGCCCTGCGAGGAGGAGGGCCAGAGCAGGGCCGTTCCCCATGCCGTTGCCAAGGAGTCCTTGCAGGATGGGCACTTCGGTGAGCGTGGCGAAGTACATGAAGGCCCCGGAGACTGCTGCGAAGAAGTTCGACCAGATCGAGTTGCCTCCAACCGCCTGATACACCCATTCAGCAGGGATGATTCCCGCGTGTCCCGGTCGTCCGAAAAGGAATCCTGCAACGAGCACCCCGCCCAGTAAGAGGGGGAGTATCTGCTTGGCGAATCCCCATGTGGCCGAAAACCACTCACCAGCCTGCCCCTTGTCGGTAGCGGTGATGAGACCAAGACCGACCGAACCCACAGCGAAGGCCGCCTCCGGATGGTGCGGGAAGGCAACCGCAAGGATACCGGTCACAAGTGCCACCAGTCCCACCTTCCACCAGGCGAGTCCGAACCACACCACCAGCATCAGGCCGAGGCCCAGGGCGAAGGCCGACGTGAGGAGCCACTTCGCCTGATAGATTACGGCCCATATCCCCCCATCGCCTGAGGGAGCGGCCCAGTTTGCACTCACCAAGATGCCGACCAGCGCAGCGAAGAAGAGGATCTCCTGCCAGAGGGGGCGCCCCTCGCCTCCCTCGTACGCAAAGGCCGCCTCCATCCGCGACTTCTCATCCTCGTCGTGTCTGAAGAAGAGGTGCATGAGGAGGCCTATCACAATGCTGAAGAGCACGGCTCCCAGGGCCCGGGCGACGCCGGTGGGCATCCCCAGCACCCTCGCCGTGAGGATGATGGCGAGCACGTTGATGGCAGGTCCCGAGTAGAGAAACGTCACAGCCGGACCGAGGCCTGCTCCCATGCGATAGATCCCCATGAACAGGGGAAGCACGGTACAGGAACAGACTGCAAGGATGGTTCCCGACACCGAGGCCACGCCATAGGCGAGCACCTTGGGGGCCGACGGCCCGAGATACCGCATCACCGAGGTCTGGCTCACGAACACCGAGATGGCGCCGGCGATGAAAAAGGCGGGGATGAGACAAAGGATCACGTGTTCCTGAGCATACCACTTTGCGAGCGAAAGCGCCTCGAAGACCGCATTGTCGAATCGCTCATGCCCTACCGGAAGATAGTAGAAGAAGAGAAACAGGGCGACGATTCCCACAAGGTATTTCCATTCCTCTTTCCAGTTCATATGAGTGCCACTCCTTAGCTGAGAAAATAATATAATCAGTACACAAAAATGCACACCTGGGTATAAGAGACCTCATCTCTTAAAGAACTTTCTGGTGATACCTATCGGATCTCTTCTCCAGGATCAAGAGGGGCAAGCTCACCTCTTCGGGCAGCCTCCACGACCTGGAGGACCGCTCCCTCGTCTCCTCGAAGAACACGTATACCTGCTTCGCGGAGTCTGCGATAGGTTTTCTCCGAACAGCGTCCTGTAACCAGGACGTTGGCTCCCTCATCAACGAGCCAACGGATCCGGTCCTCACCTTCAGGATCGTGGCTATCGGGAGGTGTGTTCCATGCAGTAAATCGATCGGATTCATCCACCACGAGGAGCTGGCGAGCCTCTTCAAACACAGGGTCGAGCCATGCTCCCAATCCCGCACCCCTTGCCGTGACCGCTATTTTCAAGAGTCCCCTCCATCTGTATGATACTACGTTCCCCTCCCGGGGGGCATGTGTACGGTTTCTACCCGCTTATTGCCTTTTTGATGGCTTCCACCGCTTGGTTCGTATCCATGTTCCGAATTTCCACACCATGAAAATGTGCTTTGTCGAATCCGGAAGCCTCAAAGGCATCACGGAACATCTTCTGTTGCATCACAGGATCACATGCCCCCACGTAGAGTTCATCTGTTGAATTACCCTCCAGAAGAGCGGTAAGGAATCCATCTCCATCTGTGGCACAAAGCTGAGGATGAATTGCAATGTAGTCCACAAGTTTCTCTCTCCTGATCGCATTCCCCACCTCGAAGATGTTCATCTTCTGAAAAGAGGGACAATTCCCCTGACATACACACAGAATCAAGCCTTTTCTTCCCATAGTGCTCCTCCTATGAAGATATTATTGGTTTGTATCACCGAAATAGGTGATCGCCTCATTGGGGCATGCTTTCTGACATCCCCGGCAGAACTCGACGCAGTTCTCAGGATGGGCCACGAGAGGATGGTCTGGCCCCTCCTGGAAGACGTCGTGGGGACAGAAATCCACACATGTGTTGCAATTAGTACAACGATCGGGATCAATGATGGGATACCACTGTGCCGCCATCTTTCACTCCTTACACGCAGATATTCTCGGTGAACCGTCTCCGGTGTGCCACCGATGTTTGCTTTATTGGTAAAATAACCAAATGTTGTTGACAGGTCAAGCCTCTCCGCGTATCATTCACTTGTTTTTTCCATCTGGGGTTGTTGAGAATATTAGAATAACTATATATTATTCACACACCGTTCGACAAAGGAGCAGGCTATGCGACGCATTGTGGAACAGTTCAATCCGGCGTGGGGTGCGGCGGTCATGGGAACAGGGGTATTGAGTATCCTCCTTGCTGGACTGGGAGGAGGGTTTGCGGTGGGAGCCCTCGTTCTCTTTCTGCTGAATACCCTGATCCTTCTCTATGCCCTCACGTGTTGGTTGCTCATGTGGTTTGTCACCCCGCAGAAAATCAGAAAACTCATCGACGATGCTGGCATGCTCGTCTTCCTTCCCACCGTCCCGGTGGGAGTGGTAGTATGGGTGAACAACCTCATGGTCCTCCATGGTCGGTTCTTTCCCTTCATCCCTCAGAGCGTGCCTGCGGCTCTCTGGGCGGGTGCGAGCGCGCTCATTCTCTTCCTTGCCGTCCACTTCTTCGATCGAATCTTTATAAGCAGCCACATCGACATCACCCACTCTACTTTCGGCTGGCTCATTCCTCCTGTAGCACTTCTCATCATCCCTCTCGGTGTTCCCTCTTTTCTTCCCCTCTTTTCTCCGGCCACGGGGAAAGCCGTTCTCGTGGGTGCCTTTGGCGTGTGGGGAGCCGGGTTTTTCTCCTACCTCTTTGTGAACGCAGCGGTGACTCACCGGTACTTCTTCCACGAGATGCCGCCCTCTCAGATGACTCCCTCCGTGTGGGTGGGACTCGGACCGGTAGGCGCAGGTGCGGCAGGTCTTCTCTCGCTCTCAAAGCTGGCGGAGTCGTATGAGACCTTTGAGGCCCTCGCCGTCTTCGGCAAAGCCTTTGCCGTGCTCCTGTGGGGCTTCGGGGTGGTGTGGTACATCGTCTCGCTGGTGCTCACCTTCAGAAAGGCCTTTTTCGAGCGAATTCCCTACACCATGGGGTGGTGGGCATTCACGTTTCCCCTTGGTGCCTACACCCTCGCCACAAGGATGCTCTTTCTCCTCACTCAGATCGAACTGCTCAGGGCGTTCTCCCTCCTCCTGCTCGTCAACCTCGTGGTGTTCTGGATCATCACTGCGTATCGTACCACTAAGTTCGTACTCGGCGGGCAGTCCAGAGCGCAAAAGTAGTCCCAGCACCTAAAGAGGGCGCAGGACCGGGTCCTGCGCCCTCTCCTGTTCTCGAGGTATCTCACCCGCCTGTGTTTCCCTCATCTCCGTTCGAAAAAGGACCTTATCTTTGGGGCGAGAAGCACGTAGGCGATCGAGAAGACGATCTGAAAGAGGGGGAGTGTGGCCGCGGGGATCGCGGTGAGCGGACTGAACCCCATGAGGGCGATGGCGATCGCCGTCCCGTTGTTCTTTCCTGTGCTCAGAAACACGATTCCCATATGCTCTTCATAGCTCAAGCCCACATATCGGTTGATCCATGTGATGAGGGGAAACATCACGAGGAGATACAGAAACGTCACCACAAGGAGCGGGATGAGGATGGTCCACTTTTCTGTGAGAAGCTCCGCCTTTGTGAAGAATATGAGGGCCACGATCAGGAACATGCCGAGCATTGTCACCGAGGAAAAAAGCGGTTTGAGGGACTCGTATCCCTTCTGACCCCCTTTTCGTATGATGAGTCTTCGTGTGAGGTCCCCGAGGATCATGGGAAGAAGCAGCACGAGCACCACCGTCCATATGAGTGTCCCGAGAGGCACATGGACCTCGTACGTCTTACCGAGAAGGTGCATGAGAAACGGAAGGATGACAGGGACGATCACGAAATTGAGTCCCAGGGCGATGGCACCGACTTCGAGGTTCCCCCCGGTGAGGCCGGTATACCCAAGGCTCATTGAGGAGCCGGGTATCAGCATGACGAGCCAGAACCCAAGCGCAACATCCGGGGATCCCTGAAAAAAGAGTCTGGCGAGCAGGTAGGAGAGGCCGGGGGTGAGGAGAAAGTTGTAGAAGAGGCTGAGGAGCACAGGTTTGGGATCCTTTGCCACGTCGAGGAGTTTTTCCACCCTCAGATTTATCATCATCGGATAGATCATGAGGAACACGAGAATGTTCGCCATTGTCTTGAAGACATCCGCGTGTGTGCGGGGAAGATCTGGAAACAGGAGCCCTCCTATCCAGCCCAGGCCGATGGATACAAGG includes these proteins:
- a CDS encoding heterodisulfide reductase subunit A-like protein, with amino-acid sequence MNIFEVGNAIRREKLVDYIAIHPQLCATDGDGFLTALLEGNSTDELYVGACDPVMQQKMFRDAFEASGFDKAHFHGVEIRNMDTNQAVEAIKKAISG
- a CDS encoding permease encodes the protein MNWKEEWKYLVGIVALFLFFYYLPVGHERFDNAVFEALSLAKWYAQEHVILCLIPAFFIAGAISVFVSQTSVMRYLGPSAPKVLAYGVASVSGTILAVCSCTVLPLFMGIYRMGAGLGPAVTFLYSGPAINVLAIILTARVLGMPTGVARALGAVLFSIVIGLLMHLFFRHDEDEKSRMEAAFAYEGGEGRPLWQEILFFAALVGILVSANWAAPSGDGGIWAVIYQAKWLLTSAFALGLGLMLVVWFGLAWWKVGLVALVTGILAVAFPHHPEAAFAVGSVGLGLITATDKGQAGEWFSATWGFAKQILPLLLGGVLVAGFLFGRPGHAGIIPAEWVYQAVGGNSIWSNFFAAVSGAFMYFATLTEVPILQGLLGNGMGNGPALALLLAGPALSLPNMLVIRSVLGTKKTVVFVSLVVVMATITGMLFGALV
- a CDS encoding NifB/NifX family molybdenum-iron cluster-binding protein; translated protein: MKIAVTARGAGLGAWLDPVFEEARQLLVVDESDRFTAWNTPPDSHDPEGEDRIRWLVDEGANVLVTGRCSEKTYRRLREAGIRVLRGDEGAVLQVVEAARRGELAPLDPGEEIR
- a CDS encoding thioredoxin family protein, with protein sequence MKIQILGMGCPKCQLLTERAEQAARELGLSYELVKVTDPQEIMSFGVMMTPALAVNGKVKVVGKVPGVEELKKTLQTV
- a CDS encoding tetratricopeptide repeat protein — its product is MSSHQEWDFSEIDALLQQGRYEEAIPLLQNILYEEPDHAGALHRLGVAFTESGRQGEAIKTLSFALKKEEKDPDIWEAYGCACYRRGKLEEAKEAFEKAVELFPYHASALRNLGVTLHVMKDFKASYRCLEKSREINPEDYLTLFALSNVCIHLKDFDQAREVLYQLLQLDIPEEIRKQAEITLLNVELYSKHP
- a CDS encoding 4Fe-4S dicluster domain-containing protein; the protein is MAAQWYPIIDPDRCTNCNTCVDFCPHDVFQEGPDHPLVAHPENCVEFCRGCQKACPNEAITYFGDTNQ
- the smpB gene encoding SsrA-binding protein SmpB, which gives rise to MAKQNDIKVIGENKRARFDYLIEDTLECGIELKGSEVKSVKEGRVSFGDAYVRVKNDELWLMGLHITPYSHATIENHDPLRPRKLLAHAEEIHQLRRKTEERGYTLVPLRFYVKRGLVKVLVGIAKGKKKHEKREAIKERDIKREMDRELRRY
- a CDS encoding arsenic resistance protein; its protein translation is MLNSLARHLREHLFWYSLVSIGLGWIGGLLFPDLPRTHADVFKTMANILVFLMIYPMMINLRVEKLLDVAKDPKPVLLSLFYNFLLTPGLSYLLARLFFQGSPDVALGFWLVMLIPGSSMSLGYTGLTGGNLEVGAIALGLNFVIVPVILPFLMHLLGKTYEVHVPLGTLIWTVVLVLLLPMILGDLTRRLIIRKGGQKGYESLKPLFSSVTMLGMFLIVALIFFTKAELLTEKWTILIPLLVVTFLYLLVMFPLITWINRYVGLSYEEHMGIVFLSTGKNNGTAIAIALMGFSPLTAIPAATLPLFQIVFSIAYVLLAPKIRSFFERR
- a CDS encoding C4-dicarboxylate transporter/malic acid transporter: MRRIVEQFNPAWGAAVMGTGVLSILLAGLGGGFAVGALVLFLLNTLILLYALTCWLLMWFVTPQKIRKLIDDAGMLVFLPTVPVGVVVWVNNLMVLHGRFFPFIPQSVPAALWAGASALILFLAVHFFDRIFISSHIDITHSTFGWLIPPVALLIIPLGVPSFLPLFSPATGKAVLVGAFGVWGAGFFSYLFVNAAVTHRYFFHEMPPSQMTPSVWVGLGPVGAGAAGLLSLSKLAESYETFEALAVFGKAFAVLLWGFGVVWYIVSLVLTFRKAFFERIPYTMGWWAFTFPLGAYTLATRMLFLLTQIELLRAFSLLLLVNLVVFWIITAYRTTKFVLGGQSRAQK